A window of the Parvularcula bermudensis HTCC2503 genome harbors these coding sequences:
- a CDS encoding MBL fold metallo-hydrolase, giving the protein MRLEKIKTQGLAHLSYFLSADGEAAVIDPRRDIDIYLDLAREEGSVIKHVFETHRNEDLLSGAPVLKEETGAKVWHGPNPEKPIQYAAETREGDTFEIGGALLKVLETPGHTEDSLSYVLYDKSFEEGPVGVFTGDALFIGDVGRTDFYPDRKREVAGLLYDSLEKLLGLGDQCLVYPAHGAGSVCGSGMADREFSSIGHEKLNNPRLQIGDREAFIDAKVAENHYIPPYFRRMEEGNMEGTEAAPPAPRPASPARLLDPGDAVCLDVRGIFDFAGGHRTGSLCIPDDMLAAFAGWLLPGDKPVLLVARDDDQAVDAATTLQRIGFDNVSGFVSGAMPVAVQNGPLDTLDFVDTETVAARVDNPPAGWTLLDVRAIDEYESGHIKDSKHAYVGKLPDAASDLDPDKPVTTMCGSGARATIAASQLMRKGFSNVDVYIGSMKAWSAAGNAIE; this is encoded by the coding sequence ATGAGACTTGAAAAGATCAAGACACAGGGCCTTGCCCACCTTTCCTATTTCCTGAGCGCCGATGGCGAAGCTGCGGTCATCGATCCGCGGCGTGACATCGACATCTATCTGGACCTCGCCCGTGAGGAAGGCTCTGTCATCAAGCACGTCTTCGAAACCCACCGGAACGAGGACCTGCTCTCAGGCGCCCCTGTCCTGAAGGAAGAGACTGGCGCAAAGGTCTGGCACGGGCCGAACCCTGAAAAGCCGATCCAGTATGCAGCCGAGACGCGGGAAGGCGACACGTTCGAGATTGGCGGCGCGCTCCTGAAGGTGCTTGAAACGCCCGGGCACACCGAGGACAGCCTGTCCTACGTGCTTTATGACAAGAGCTTTGAGGAAGGCCCGGTTGGCGTGTTCACGGGCGATGCCCTGTTCATTGGCGATGTCGGGCGCACGGACTTCTATCCCGACCGCAAACGCGAAGTCGCCGGCCTGCTCTATGACAGCCTGGAGAAACTGTTGGGGCTCGGCGACCAGTGCCTCGTCTATCCCGCGCATGGCGCCGGTTCGGTCTGCGGCTCCGGCATGGCCGACCGGGAGTTCTCCTCCATCGGTCACGAGAAGCTCAACAATCCACGCCTGCAGATCGGCGACCGGGAAGCTTTCATCGACGCCAAGGTGGCCGAGAACCATTACATACCGCCCTATTTCCGGCGCATGGAAGAGGGCAATATGGAAGGCACCGAAGCCGCGCCGCCGGCGCCCCGGCCCGCCTCCCCGGCCAGGTTGCTCGATCCGGGCGATGCGGTCTGCCTCGATGTTCGCGGCATTTTCGACTTTGCCGGCGGACACCGCACGGGCTCGCTCTGCATCCCGGATGACATGCTTGCCGCCTTCGCGGGCTGGTTGCTGCCAGGCGACAAACCGGTGCTGCTGGTGGCGCGCGATGACGACCAGGCGGTCGATGCGGCCACCACTCTTCAGCGGATCGGCTTCGACAATGTGAGCGGATTTGTCAGCGGCGCCATGCCCGTGGCGGTCCAGAACGGCCCGCTCGACACACTCGACTTCGTCGATACCGAAACCGTCGCCGCGCGCGTAGACAACCCGCCGGCTGGCTGGACCCTGCTCGATGTCCGGGCCATCGACGAATATGAGAGCGGCCATATCAAGGACAGCAAGCACGCTTATGTCGGCAAGCTGCCTGACGCGGCCAGTGACCTCGACCCGGACAAACCGGTCACGACCATGTGCGGGAGCGGTGCACGTGCCACGATTGCCGCCTCGCAGCTCATGCGGAAGGGGTTCTCGAACGTCGATGTCTATATCGGCTCGATGAAGGCGTGGAGCGCGGCGGGAAATGCCATTGAGTGA
- a CDS encoding metal-sensitive transcriptional regulator, producing MKTETKEAATRRLARIEGQVRGITKMVSDDRYCIDVIRQVQAVKAALVGLEAVILDDHIATCVDHALTGSNVDDRREKVEELVAVLGGRKK from the coding sequence ATGAAGACTGAAACCAAAGAGGCCGCGACCCGGAGGCTTGCCCGCATCGAGGGACAAGTGCGCGGCATCACGAAGATGGTGTCCGACGATCGGTATTGTATTGATGTCATTCGTCAGGTGCAGGCTGTGAAGGCCGCGCTTGTCGGCCTCGAGGCCGTTATCCTGGATGACCATATCGCAACGTGTGTGGATCATGCCCTGACCGGAAGCAATGTCGATGACCGGCGTGAAAAGGTCGAGGAACTTGTTGCTGTGCTTGGTGGCCGCAAGAAGTAG